One genomic region from Sulfurimonas sp. encodes:
- a CDS encoding DegT/DnrJ/EryC1/StrS family aminotransferase yields MLGDSVTKFEKEFAEFCDVKYCSGVASGLDALILAIDAFDFPKNSEIIVPSNTYIATIMAIVRNGFKPILVEPDIKTYNIDAAKIEEKITSNTKAILVVHLYGKACEMDKITKIASQYELEIIEDCAQAHGAEFKGQKVGSFGVGCFSFYPTKNLGALGDGGAITCNNENYNNKLKSLRNYGSSEKYYNNYLGYNSRLDEIQAGFLSIKLNILDDITKQKRALAKLYLENLDDKFIKPVVEESYYDVYHIFNIRHAQRDELKKYLFENNIKTEIHYPKSPHQQKSMQGILENENYSISQEIHDTTLSLPLSYSHTKEEIMKVIDVLNGWVE; encoded by the coding sequence ATACTTGGAGATAGTGTTACAAAGTTTGAAAAAGAGTTTGCCGAGTTTTGTGATGTAAAATATTGCTCAGGCGTAGCCTCTGGTTTAGATGCCTTAATTTTGGCGATAGATGCCTTTGATTTTCCTAAAAACAGTGAGATAATAGTTCCATCAAATACCTATATTGCTACTATTATGGCAATTGTAAGAAATGGTTTTAAGCCAATATTAGTTGAACCTGATATTAAGACATATAATATAGACGCTGCCAAGATAGAAGAAAAAATCACATCTAATACAAAAGCTATTCTTGTCGTGCATCTGTACGGAAAAGCTTGTGAGATGGATAAAATAACAAAAATAGCAAGTCAATATGAATTAGAAATTATAGAAGATTGTGCTCAAGCACATGGAGCTGAATTTAAAGGACAAAAAGTTGGTAGTTTTGGTGTAGGATGTTTCAGTTTTTATCCAACTAAAAATTTAGGTGCGTTAGGTGATGGTGGTGCGATTACTTGCAATAATGAAAACTATAACAATAAGTTAAAATCATTAAGGAATTATGGTAGTAGTGAAAAATACTATAATAATTATTTAGGATACAACTCAAGACTTGATGAAATTCAAGCTGGATTTTTATCTATAAAACTTAATATATTAGATGATATAACAAAACAAAAAAGAGCACTAGCAAAGTTATATCTTGAAAATTTGGATGATAAATTTATTAAACCAGTAGTTGAAGAAAGTTATTATGATGTATATCATATATTTAATATTAGACATGCACAAAGAGATGAGTTAAAAAAATATTTATTTGAAAACAATATAAAAACTGAAATTCACTATCCTAAATCTCCACATCAACAAAAATCAATGCAAGGTATATTGGAAAATGAAAACTATTCAATTAGTCAAGAAATTCATGATACTACTTTAAGCTTACCCTTATCATATAGTCATACAAAAGAAGAAATAATGAAAGTTATAGATGTATTAAATGGGTGGGTAGAATGA
- a CDS encoding glycosyltransferase gives MQNVVDVKWNKKFHINYKKYPKNLGHIKNSLFSSFFNRLNSNYDAVIVGASKVDCFEEYIKIIPHIDKNIPVIFIDGGDGYEVGSDLGGFGRPELYEQSQKIRPFDYIFKREYLIDATHDNNIFPLQISFRLDSLPKLPSEKIYDVSFWAVETGGEIRTKVLKLLENKFDCSANGTKRNQKFSKYSRKGSFYLEELKRCKIVINFRGGGWDTMRYWEVPAVGSLMITQKPQLNIPNNFEDKKHVVYCKDDLSDLEELCQYYLDNEEEREKIALAGKKTFRRIPY, from the coding sequence GTGCAAAATGTTGTAGATGTTAAGTGGAATAAAAAATTTCATATTAATTATAAAAAATATCCAAAAAATTTAGGACATATAAAAAATTCACTATTTTCGTCATTTTTTAATCGCTTAAATAGTAATTATGACGCAGTAATTGTAGGTGCTTCTAAGGTAGATTGTTTTGAAGAGTATATAAAAATAATTCCACATATTGATAAAAATATTCCTGTTATTTTTATTGATGGTGGAGATGGTTATGAAGTTGGGTCCGATCTAGGTGGTTTTGGTCGTCCAGAACTCTATGAACAGTCACAAAAAATTCGTCCGTTTGATTACATATTCAAAAGAGAATATCTTATAGATGCTACACATGATAATAATATATTTCCTTTGCAAATTTCGTTTAGACTTGATAGCCTTCCTAAATTACCAAGTGAAAAAATTTATGATGTCTCTTTCTGGGCAGTAGAAACAGGAGGTGAAATTCGTACTAAAGTTTTAAAACTCTTAGAAAACAAATTTGACTGTAGTGCTAATGGCACAAAACGAAATCAAAAATTCAGTAAATATTCTCGTAAAGGTTCTTTTTATTTGGAAGAATTAAAACGATGTAAAATAGTTATAAATTTTAGAGGTGGTGGTTGGGATACAATGCGTTATTGGGAAGTCCCAGCTGTTGGAAGTCTAATGATAACTCAAAAACCACAGTTAAATATTCCTAATAACTTTGAAGACAAGAAGCATGTGGTATATTGTAAAGATGATTTGAGTGATTTAGAAGAGTTGTGTCAATATTATTTGGATAATGAAGAGGAACGAGAAAAAATAGCACTTGCAGGAAAAAAAACATTTAGAAGAATTCCATACTGA
- a CDS encoding O-antigen ligase family protein: MNSFVNIISEKKVYIDKVLIFLLHIFILVIPFSTALSRTSSILVFLFWLFSSYYINFKTIIEEFPIFKYIIVFITYILISLFWSDSVNAGIKEIEDYIYWIVLVPFATIVTKYNYKYFLYSFIFASFISLFISYGLQFNIIHPINKFPIYWFLDSIDYSIYLCLSSLSLFYLILTLKSSTTSKIILIAIFLITVNMLLESNGRTGQYSFFIGMLYFLFQYFDVNKKIKIISSVMFVLLVFGAYAFNDSAQKRFLSAINDIKILINKDNYNSSLGIRYVTAKIALDSSSQKPLFGHGIGDDYQEYITLIQTKYKKYNEFLMTDEKLIKYRPHSQYAFVSYRLGLVGFVLFLLLLYKMYNLNILETEYNKLFTSIMLVLTFSMLFNNVLKSTLTTAMFLVFIGIAIGLSRKNIHS; the protein is encoded by the coding sequence ATGAATAGTTTTGTTAATATTATTTCAGAAAAAAAAGTTTATATAGATAAGGTACTTATATTTCTTTTGCATATATTCATTCTTGTAATTCCATTTTCTACTGCTTTATCTAGAACATCGTCCATTTTAGTATTTTTATTTTGGCTGTTTAGCTCTTATTATATTAATTTTAAAACAATTATAGAAGAATTCCCAATTTTTAAATATATTATTGTTTTTATAACTTATATATTGATTTCTCTGTTTTGGAGTGATAGTGTCAATGCTGGAATTAAAGAAATTGAAGATTATATATATTGGATAGTTCTAGTGCCTTTTGCAACTATTGTGACAAAATATAATTATAAATATTTTTTATATTCTTTCATCTTTGCATCTTTTATTTCTCTTTTTATTTCATATGGGTTGCAGTTTAATATTATACATCCTATAAATAAATTTCCAATTTACTGGTTTTTAGATTCTATAGATTACAGTATATATCTATGTTTATCTTCGCTTTCATTGTTCTATTTAATATTGACTTTAAAGTCTAGTACAACTAGTAAAATTATATTAATAGCGATATTTCTTATTACTGTTAATATGCTTTTAGAATCAAATGGACGAACGGGGCAATATTCATTTTTTATTGGAATGTTATACTTTTTATTTCAATATTTCGATGTCAATAAAAAAATTAAAATAATTTCAAGTGTTATGTTTGTTTTACTAGTATTTGGTGCTTATGCATTTAATGATTCTGCTCAAAAAAGATTTTTATCTGCAATTAATGATATTAAGATTCTAATAAATAAAGATAACTATAATAGTAGCCTTGGAATTAGGTATGTTACAGCAAAAATTGCTTTAGATAGTAGTTCACAGAAGCCACTTTTTGGACATGGTATTGGAGATGACTATCAAGAATATATTACATTAATTCAGACAAAGTACAAAAAATATAATGAATTTTTAATGACGGATGAGAAATTAATTAAATACAGACCTCATTCTCAGTATGCTTTTGTGTCTTATAGGCTTGGTTTAGTAGGATTTGTTTTATTTTTGTTGTTACTATATAAGATGTATAATTTAAATATTTTAGAGACAGAATACAATAAATTGTTTACATCAATAATGCTGGTACTTACTTTTAGTATGTTATTTAATAATGTTTTAAAATCAACACTTACAACGGCAATGTTTTTAGTTTTTATAGGAATAGCGATAGGACTTTCAAGAAAAAATATTCATAGCTAA
- a CDS encoding glycosyltransferase yields MKVSIVIAVYKDIESLDLIIRALKKQTYKNFEVIVAEDNNSIEMKNYVASIAGLDVKHTFQEDNGVRKSRSQNNGILKASGEYLIFLDGDIIPYSTFVQGHVSLAQKDRVLAGRRVNLNAELTKKFRDKSLSSYTLEKFYFLLGFTLMFDRNARFEQGVHVDADSFIYKGIMSKRKRNTSLIGCNFSCYKEAMIAINGFDESYGESSLPDDVDLDWRFQAYGLKLVSCKNIANTFHLYHKKQNNPTSLEQRERFNKNKKNKKYVCNQGLDKHE; encoded by the coding sequence GTGAAAGTTAGTATTGTAATAGCAGTATATAAAGATATAGAGTCTTTGGATTTAATAATTAGGGCGTTAAAAAAACAGACTTATAAAAACTTTGAAGTTATTGTAGCAGAGGATAACAACTCAATAGAGATGAAAAACTATGTAGCATCTATAGCAGGACTAGATGTTAAACATACTTTTCAAGAAGATAATGGTGTAAGAAAATCAAGATCTCAAAATAATGGTATTTTAAAAGCGAGCGGAGAGTATCTTATATTTTTAGATGGAGATATTATTCCTTACTCTACTTTTGTACAAGGACATGTTTCTTTAGCTCAAAAGGATAGAGTACTTGCGGGAAGAAGGGTGAATTTAAATGCAGAATTGACTAAAAAGTTTCGAGATAAATCACTTTCTTCATATACTCTGGAAAAATTCTATTTTTTACTTGGATTTACTTTAATGTTTGACCGAAATGCTAGGTTTGAGCAGGGTGTTCATGTAGATGCAGACTCTTTTATTTATAAAGGTATCATGTCAAAACGAAAACGAAACACTAGCTTGATAGGTTGTAATTTTTCTTGTTACAAAGAAGCGATGATAGCTATAAATGGATTTGATGAAAGTTATGGAGAATCATCACTGCCTGATGATGTTGATTTAGATTGGAGATTTCAAGCTTATGGATTGAAGTTGGTTTCATGTAAAAATATCGCAAATACATTTCATTTGTATCATAAAAAACAAAATAATCCTACATCTTTAGAGCAAAGGGAAAGATTTAATAAAAACAAAAAAAATAAAAAGTATGTTTGTAATCAAGGATTAGATAAACATGAATAG
- a CDS encoding glycosyltransferase family 4 protein — translation MGSDKPEMLDADEVDKLKLELNFNDNSFNLGMVGRINEAKGQHLLIESVDVLVKQGMNVHAYFVGHAMEESYLEMLKKDTRERKLENNIHFLGFMKNPHHFYQICDAVVLASKKETFGLVLIEAMQVGTAVIGANSGGVVEIIDDEKTGLLFENQNYESLASSIEKLINNQELALNIAKSGQDKCNEKFSNELQFEKLKNILKELM, via the coding sequence ATGGGTTCAGATAAACCTGAGATGCTAGATGCTGATGAAGTAGATAAGTTAAAGTTAGAACTAAATTTCAATGATAATAGTTTTAACCTTGGAATGGTTGGCCGTATAAATGAGGCTAAAGGACAGCATCTACTAATAGAATCTGTTGATGTTTTAGTTAAACAAGGTATGAATGTCCATGCTTATTTTGTTGGTCATGCTATGGAGGAATCTTACTTGGAGATGCTAAAGAAAGATACTAGAGAAAGAAAACTAGAAAATAATATACATTTTTTAGGTTTTATGAAGAATCCACATCATTTTTATCAAATATGTGACGCTGTTGTACTTGCATCTAAGAAAGAAACTTTTGGACTTGTACTTATAGAGGCTATGCAGGTTGGTACTGCTGTTATTGGTGCAAACAGCGGTGGGGTTGTTGAGATAATAGATGATGAAAAAACAGGTTTACTATTTGAGAATCAAAATTATGAGAGCTTAGCATCTTCGATTGAGAAACTAATAAATAATCAAGAATTAGCATTAAATATTGCAAAATCTGGACAAGATAAGTGTAATGAGAAATTTTCAAATGAGTTACAGTTTGAGAAATTAAAAAATATTTTAAAAGAGTTAATGTGA
- a CDS encoding glycosyltransferase, whose product MNRKTVIELCMSPDLGGLELYMVRAAKALSDDFHAISIINEDSKLEQYYDENYKYIKIKKTSNLFMFGAAKKLAKIIDEEKVDAIHMHWTKDIPFVVLSKLLSKRKPKIIQTRNMTMTRFKNDFYHRLMYKNMDLLLR is encoded by the coding sequence ATGAATCGTAAAACAGTTATTGAACTTTGCATGTCACCTGATTTAGGTGGACTTGAACTTTATATGGTAAGAGCTGCAAAAGCTTTGAGTGATGACTTTCATGCCATTAGTATTATTAACGAAGACTCGAAATTAGAACAATATTATGATGAAAATTATAAATATATAAAAATTAAAAAAACATCTAACCTTTTTATGTTTGGTGCTGCAAAAAAATTAGCTAAAATAATTGATGAAGAAAAGGTAGATGCTATTCATATGCATTGGACAAAAGATATCCCTTTTGTAGTATTATCGAAACTATTATCTAAAAGAAAGCCTAAAATAATACAAACAAGAAATATGACCATGACTAGATTTAAAAATGACTTTTATCATAGACTAATGTATAAAAATATGGATTTGTTACTACGGTAA
- a CDS encoding glycosyltransferase family 2 protein, whose amino-acid sequence MKITANIITLNEEKNIKDVIKSVQEVCDEVLIIDSLSSDKTCEIAESLGAKVVKQAYLGDGGQKAFGAPLAKNKWVLSIDADERLDANAIEAIKNINLDETPYEAFSFARKTFVGKNFIKLWYPDRVTRLYNRDICSYSTVGGHAKVESKNIKALDADMLHYSYDDYSHMIKTTHKFITRGARISYEDGKKASALDPFVHGVGALFKALVLKGGAFHGVHGWNVAVISAFSSYMKYALMLEMQENES is encoded by the coding sequence ATGAAAATAACCGCGAATATCATTACTCTAAATGAAGAAAAAAATATAAAAGATGTTATAAAATCAGTTCAAGAAGTTTGTGATGAAGTCTTAATTATTGATTCTTTGAGCAGTGATAAAACTTGTGAAATAGCGGAGTCTTTAGGTGCTAAAGTTGTAAAACAAGCGTACTTAGGTGATGGTGGACAGAAAGCTTTTGGAGCACCTTTGGCTAAAAACAAATGGGTACTTAGTATAGATGCTGATGAGAGACTAGATGCTAATGCTATAGAAGCAATAAAAAACATTAATCTTGATGAAACTCCTTATGAAGCTTTTTCCTTCGCTAGAAAAACATTTGTGGGTAAAAACTTTATAAAACTTTGGTATCCAGATAGAGTAACAAGACTCTATAATCGTGATATATGTTCTTACTCAACTGTTGGTGGACATGCAAAAGTTGAGAGTAAAAATATAAAAGCATTAGATGCTGATATGCTGCACTATTCATATGATGATTACTCACACATGATTAAGACTACGCATAAGTTTATAACTCGTGGTGCTAGAATATCTTACGAAGATGGAAAAAAAGCTTCTGCACTTGACCCGTTTGTACATGGAGTTGGAGCCTTATTTAAAGCACTTGTATTAAAAGGTGGAGCTTTTCATGGTGTGCATGGCTGGAATGTTGCAGTTATTTCTGCTTTTAGTTCATATATGAAGTATGCTTTGATGCTGGAGATGCAAGAAAATGAATCGTAA
- a CDS encoding PIG-L family deacetylase, whose amino-acid sequence MIFILLFTALLIYLFIVYKRAKKYKYDTSKDYVYNLDKHLIYELKTTNKTFILEDNYKDFDSLFLKINLSFNINSYFFKPFIKIKDTKHFFEYGARGVRYLNISYLKEKSNELILKNLSLNNNSLSIYGYKNNINLSQKILILAPHADDAEIAAFGLYKTAKDITIVTTTAGEQGSCNYSDLYNNDRTANSLKKAELRVLDATTIPLLGNVNYENSITLGYFGGSLKWMNKNRDKEATSNISGIDNMNLFRKVSHSNIKLDLETKPIYSSFLNDLEEILKQVKPDIIITPHPAIDSHEDHKYTTQITIEAMKNTKAISKLLLYTNHLELSESYPLGGMHSAVSIPPNTKEFYYDSIYSFTLNSNLQIDKFFALEAMHDLRDSLIYISTKKAFKHLNKMFKRQVTGKDKSYYKRAIRANELFFVVKNENIDKLK is encoded by the coding sequence ATGATATTTATTTTACTATTTACAGCTTTACTAATTTATCTATTTATAGTTTATAAAAGAGCTAAGAAATACAAATATGACACATCAAAAGACTATGTTTATAATTTAGATAAACACTTAATATACGAATTGAAAACAACTAATAAAACTTTTATTTTAGAAGATAACTATAAAGATTTCGACTCACTATTTTTAAAAATAAATCTATCATTTAACATAAATTCATATTTTTTTAAACCTTTTATAAAAATAAAGGATACAAAACATTTTTTTGAATATGGAGCAAGAGGAGTAAGGTATTTAAATATATCATATCTTAAAGAAAAATCTAATGAACTAATTTTAAAAAATCTATCTTTAAACAACAATTCACTTTCTATATATGGTTATAAAAATAATATAAACTTATCGCAAAAAATACTTATTTTAGCACCACATGCTGATGATGCTGAAATAGCTGCATTTGGACTTTATAAAACTGCCAAAGATATAACAATAGTAACAACTACAGCCGGGGAACAAGGTTCTTGTAACTATTCTGATTTATATAATAATGATAGAACTGCTAATTCACTAAAAAAGGCCGAATTAAGAGTTTTAGATGCTACAACAATTCCACTATTAGGTAATGTTAATTATGAAAATTCTATCACACTAGGATACTTTGGAGGAAGTCTTAAATGGATGAATAAAAATAGAGACAAAGAAGCCACTTCAAATATATCTGGGATAGATAATATGAATCTATTTCGTAAAGTATCGCACTCAAATATTAAACTAGATTTAGAAACAAAACCAATATATTCCTCCTTCTTAAATGATTTAGAAGAAATTTTAAAACAGGTAAAACCAGATATAATTATAACTCCTCACCCTGCAATAGATAGCCATGAAGATCATAAATATACAACACAAATTACCATAGAAGCTATGAAGAATACAAAAGCTATTTCTAAGTTACTTCTTTATACAAACCACCTTGAACTTAGTGAAAGCTACCCTCTAGGGGGGATGCACTCTGCTGTATCTATTCCACCTAATACAAAAGAGTTTTATTATGATTCAATTTACTCTTTTACACTTAACTCAAACCTACAAATTGATAAATTTTTTGCCCTAGAAGCTATGCATGACTTACGGGATTCCCTTATATATATCTCTACTAAAAAAGCATTTAAACACTTAAACAAAATGTTTAAAAGACAAGTCACAGGTAAAGACAAAAGCTACTATAAAAGAGCTATTAGAGCGAATGAACTGTTTTTTGTAGTTAAGAATGAGAATATTGATAAGTTAAAGTGA
- a CDS encoding glycosyltransferase, protein MIKSILFASLKVLKQKILEAANIAKFKPKSINIIYNPMDVGLVQKRALEYKIDINEEYIVYFGRITPNKNVSLCVSAFNYAKQNLGLDKKFIIIGNGAEYNNIQEQINSLNLKDSVKMLGSLDNPYPWVKNAELFIFTSKAEGLGNVLLESLACNTPIVSAKTEGGAKDIMKNELAEFRVDFNEEVLAKK, encoded by the coding sequence ATGATAAAAAGCATATTGTTTGCATCTCTAAAGGTGTTAAAACAAAAAATATTAGAGGCTGCAAATATTGCAAAGTTTAAGCCAAAAAGTATAAATATAATCTACAATCCTATGGATGTAGGATTGGTTCAAAAAAGAGCTTTAGAATATAAAATAGATATAAATGAAGAATATATTGTATATTTTGGAAGAATAACACCAAATAAAAATGTATCATTGTGTGTATCTGCTTTTAATTATGCAAAACAAAATCTTGGACTAGATAAAAAATTTATTATTATTGGAAATGGGGCAGAGTATAACAATATACAAGAACAAATAAATAGTTTAAACCTTAAAGATTCTGTTAAAATGTTAGGTTCATTAGATAATCCATATCCTTGGGTCAAAAATGCGGAACTTTTTATATTTACTTCCAAAGCAGAAGGACTAGGCAATGTACTTTTAGAGTCTTTAGCTTGCAATACTCCAATAGTTTCAGCCAAAACTGAAGGCGGAGCAAAAGATATTATGAAAAATGAATTAGCTGAGTTTCGTGTTGATTTTAATGAAGAAGTTTTAGCAAAAAAATAA
- a CDS encoding glycosyltransferase family 9 protein: protein MNILVCRTDKLGDFITALPTMYVLKHHNPNNRIIACVAPLNKTLAESCDFIDEVIVDSGQSILAFASEIRKLKIDASITLFSNTRIALAQFLARISKRIAPATKIAQIFYTNRIKQRRSEVKMAEFEYNLELTKELFKDMKFNYPKPLLSFDDSTQVYDIFCLNHGVDREIIAFHLGFGGSSDANWNLDEYEVLIKEVLDANKYQVVLTFGPDELDLYKEMQDRLMQYNIIYYYSQESILYFAKLISKFKLFVSTSTGTYHLASMVGTPTMTFFANSLFASSKRWKGIGNEELQSNFMIPHEKREKRKTFYRNKREIIFPLIFFLN, encoded by the coding sequence TTGAATATTCTTGTATGTCGCACAGATAAGCTTGGTGATTTTATAACTGCACTTCCAACAATGTATGTTTTGAAGCATCATAATCCTAATAATAGGATTATAGCTTGTGTGGCACCACTTAACAAAACTCTAGCTGAGTCTTGTGATTTTATAGATGAGGTTATCGTTGATAGCGGACAAAGTATCTTGGCTTTTGCTTCAGAGATTCGTAAGTTAAAGATAGATGCTTCAATAACTCTCTTTTCAAATACCCGAATAGCATTAGCTCAATTTTTAGCACGAATTTCAAAACGAATCGCTCCAGCTACAAAAATTGCACAAATTTTTTATACAAATAGAATAAAACAGAGAAGAAGTGAAGTTAAAATGGCTGAGTTTGAGTACAATCTTGAGCTAACAAAAGAGTTATTTAAAGATATGAAATTTAACTATCCAAAACCACTTTTAAGTTTTGATGATTCTACTCAAGTCTATGATATATTTTGTTTAAATCATGGAGTTGATAGAGAAATCATAGCTTTTCATCTAGGATTTGGTGGATCTTCAGATGCTAACTGGAATTTAGATGAATATGAAGTATTAATAAAAGAAGTGCTAGATGCTAATAAGTATCAAGTAGTTTTAACTTTTGGACCAGATGAATTAGATCTTTATAAAGAGATGCAAGATAGATTAATGCAATATAATATAATATATTACTACTCTCAAGAAAGCATACTCTATTTTGCTAAACTCATCAGTAAGTTTAAGCTTTTTGTATCAACATCAACTGGAACTTATCACTTAGCATCTATGGTGGGAACCCCAACTATGACATTTTTTGCTAACTCACTTTTTGCAAGTTCAAAGAGGTGGAAAGGTATAGGGAATGAAGAATTACAAAGTAACTTTATGATTCCTCATGAAAAGAGAGAAAAAAGAAAAACTTTTTATAGAAATAAAAGAGAGATTATTTTCCCTTTAATTTTCTTTTTAAATTAA
- a CDS encoding glycosyl hydrolase, translated as MMPFVKRKEVDSKNFFSLGVDYKREEKLTLELLEELNVKRILIRFKTLEMNELDELKAFILKNKNRKIILKILQDREHVENLELLERDLKTIFISLDELIDIYEIGSTNNRAKWGFFSVNEYSKFYNVAYNLKKTDFKNITLIGSGVIDFEYHFTAHTLFNFFKYKYDGIASLLYVDRRGAPENMQIGFSLSDKIALLSTMIWISPKTKNILHITETNWPLSETAPYAPTSEHECVSEALYEDFMLRYYFLSFASQQVDSVSWHQLIARGYGLVDNIDTIKKRSAFYAYKYMLQTLQKAQFLRLDIKRGYYILQFLVDDKLLQIHWSLKPTTLKNEDFFTVCSSTGNSINEKTLQIGSSPLYIYIKDGV; from the coding sequence ATGATGCCTTTTGTCAAAAGAAAAGAAGTTGATTCTAAAAACTTTTTCTCTCTTGGTGTAGACTACAAAAGAGAAGAGAAACTTACTCTTGAACTATTAGAAGAACTAAATGTAAAAAGAATACTAATTCGTTTTAAAACTTTGGAAATGAATGAGTTAGATGAACTAAAAGCCTTTATATTAAAAAATAAAAATAGAAAGATAATACTTAAGATACTTCAAGACAGAGAACATGTTGAAAACTTAGAACTCTTAGAAAGAGATTTAAAAACTATATTTATAAGTTTAGATGAACTAATAGATATTTATGAAATTGGCTCAACTAATAACAGAGCAAAATGGGGCTTCTTTTCTGTTAATGAATATTCTAAATTTTATAATGTTGCGTATAATTTGAAAAAAACAGACTTTAAAAATATAACTTTAATAGGAAGTGGAGTCATAGATTTTGAATACCATTTTACAGCGCACACACTGTTTAATTTTTTCAAATATAAATATGATGGAATAGCATCTTTACTCTATGTAGATAGACGAGGTGCTCCTGAAAATATGCAAATTGGATTTTCTCTCTCAGATAAAATTGCACTCTTAAGCACTATGATTTGGATAAGTCCGAAAACAAAAAATATCTTACACATTACTGAAACAAACTGGCCACTTAGTGAAACTGCACCGTATGCTCCTACAAGTGAACATGAGTGTGTTAGTGAAGCTTTATACGAAGACTTTATGCTTAGGTATTATTTTTTATCTTTTGCTTCTCAGCAGGTTGACTCTGTATCATGGCATCAGCTAATTGCTAGGGGTTATGGACTTGTGGATAATATTGACACTATTAAAAAGCGTTCAGCATTTTATGCATATAAGTATATGTTACAAACTTTGCAAAAAGCTCAATTTTTAAGACTAGATATAAAAAGAGGCTATTACATTTTACAGTTTTTAGTAGATGACAAACTTCTACAAATTCACTGGTCACTCAAACCAACAACACTTAAAAATGAAGATTTTTTTACAGTTTGTTCAAGTACAGGAAATTCCATAAATGAAAAAACTTTGCAAATTGGTTCATCTCCTTTATATATCTACATAAAAGACGGAGTATAA
- a CDS encoding phosphatase PAP2 family protein — protein MNKKYLNVSIYIWISFLISALNFIFFPQIDLFIASLFYDGKSFFMNGIFLEELFYYSVKPIIIFFVLTTIGIFSHNYFKKKNLFNINNKVLLYLVLVLTIAPVLIVNTTLKENWGRARPAQTINFGGKKEFTPAFIMSNQDGYSFSSGHSAAAFSLIGFALLAQRRKKMWIALAISYGILVSIARMSAGGHFFSDVVTSFFIVYISTHIIYKLVFKEDSI, from the coding sequence ATGAATAAAAAATATTTAAATGTCAGCATCTATATCTGGATTTCTTTTTTAATCTCAGCATTAAATTTTATCTTTTTCCCACAAATTGACTTATTTATAGCATCTCTATTTTATGATGGTAAATCATTTTTCATGAATGGAATTTTTCTTGAAGAGTTGTTTTACTATTCTGTTAAACCTATCATTATATTTTTCGTTTTAACTACTATTGGTATTTTCTCCCATAATTATTTTAAGAAAAAAAATCTTTTTAACATTAATAATAAAGTTCTTTTATATCTTGTTTTAGTTTTAACAATTGCTCCTGTTCTCATAGTAAACACTACGCTAAAAGAAAACTGGGGTAGAGCAAGACCAGCACAAACTATTAACTTTGGAGGGAAAAAAGAATTTACTCCTGCATTTATCATGAGTAATCAAGATGGCTACTCTTTTTCTTCTGGTCACTCGGCTGCTGCTTTTAGTTTGATTGGGTTTGCTTTATTAGCACAAAGACGAAAAAAAATGTGGATAGCTTTAGCAATTAGCTACGGTATTTTAGTTAGCATCGCGCGGATGTCAGCAGGTGGACACTTTTTTAGTGATGTTGTAACTTCTTTTTTTATAGTCTATATCTCAACTCATATTATTTATAAATTGGTTTTTAAAGAGGATTCTATTTAG